From one Streptomyces sp. NBC_01478 genomic stretch:
- a CDS encoding MarR family winged helix-turn-helix transcriptional regulator, protein MAETPLPAPLAAIRSLPSWLLGRAAARGRALVADALAAEGLKMWHHVVLSAVRDLAPVAQADLGRGVGLDPKDLVGVLNDLQAAHLVVREPDPKDRRKNAVSLTTEGARLLKRCEKAAREANEQLLAPLAAAERDQFMGLLIRISGTDG, encoded by the coding sequence CCCCGCACCCCTCGCCGCGATCCGCTCCCTCCCCAGTTGGCTCCTCGGTCGAGCCGCCGCCCGCGGCCGGGCCCTCGTCGCCGACGCCCTTGCCGCCGAAGGGCTGAAGATGTGGCACCACGTCGTGCTCTCCGCCGTCCGCGACCTCGCGCCCGTCGCCCAGGCCGACCTCGGCCGTGGCGTCGGGCTCGATCCCAAGGATCTGGTCGGCGTCCTCAACGACCTCCAGGCCGCGCACCTGGTCGTACGGGAGCCGGACCCGAAGGACCGCCGCAAGAACGCGGTGTCGCTCACGACCGAGGGCGCACGGCTGCTGAAGCGCTGCGAGAAGGCGGCCCGCGAGGCCAACGAACAGCTCCTCGCCCCGCTGGCGGCGGCCGAACGCGACCAGTTCATGGGCCTGTTGATCCGGATCTCCGGTACGGACGGCTGA